Part of the Subtercola frigoramans genome, TGGACGAACGAGCCTGATGATCCGGGGGCAGGGTACGGAGTTCGACAGCCTGCGCGAATATGTGCGGGGCGACGACGTGCGGTCGATTGACTGGCGCGCGACGGCTCGGCGTGACGAGGTCGTCGTTCGAACCTGGCGGCCGGAGCGTGACCGGCGCGTCGTGATCGTGATCGACACGGGTCGCACCAGCGCTGCGCGAATCGACAACGAGCCGCGTCTCGACACCGCGTTCGAGTCGGCGCTGCTGCTGGCGGCCCTCGCTACGAGGGCGGGCGACCGGGTGGATGTTCTCGCCTACGACCGGCGGACGCGCGCGCGCGTGCAGGGCGCCGTCGGACCCGAACTGTTGTCGCGTATGGTCGACGCTCTCGCCACGGTCGACCCCGAACTTCTCGAGATGGACTGGAGCGCGATCCCGGCCCGCGTGCGCGAGATCACGAACCAGAGGGCGCTGGTGGTACTGCTGACCTCGGCCGAGACGCCCGGGTCGTCGCAGGGGCTGCTTGCCGTGCTGCCGCAGCTGACCCAGCGGCACACGGTTCTCGTAGCGTCGGTCTCCGACCCGGAGACATTCGCGCGCACCGCCCGGCTCGGCTCGCGCGACGAGGTGTACACAGCGGCGGCGGCCGAGCGTGCGCTGCTTGACGTCGCCCGCGTCTCGGCCGCGCTCCGGCAGCAGGGTGCCGACGTCGTCACGGGCTCCCCCGCCGACCTGCCCCCCGCCGTTGCAGACCGCTACCTCGCCCTCAAAGCCGCCGGCCGCCTCTAACCCCCGGGCCCAATCGACTTGCCCCAAAGTTTCTGTCTGTGCGGCGGTCACCGACGGAACGGGGAAAGTCGATTTCGAAGCTAGGCGGCCACGAGACGCTTGGCCCCGGCATCGAAGTCGGCGAGGTCGCCCGTTGCGCCCGCGCGGACGGCCCGGCCGCCGACGAACAGCATGTAGAACAGGAACGCGGCGAGTGCAACGGCCCCGATGCCGATCTTCACCGGCCACGGCCAGGGCTGCGGGGTGACGAACCCCTCGATCACGCCGGAGACCAGCAGCACGAACACGAGCCCGATCGCCACCGTGAACAGGGCGCGCCCGTCTTCGGCGAGCGCCTGACCCCGGGTGCGAGGGCCAGGAGCGATCCACGCCCAGAAGATGCGGAGCCCGGCGGCGGCCCCCACGAAGATCGCCGTGAGTTCGAGCATCCCGTGCGGAAGGATGTACTGGAAGAACACGTCGGCGTGCCCGTAGTGGAACAGGACAGCGGCGTTCACGCCGAGGTTGATCGCGTTCTGCAGCAACAGGTACGGCACGTAGACGCCCACGATGCCGAACGCGACACACTGCGCGGTGATCCAGGCATTGTTCGTCCAGACCTGGCCGGTGAAGGAGGCCGCCGGGTTGTCGGAGTAGTAGTTGACGAAGTCCTGCTCTGCGACCTTGCGGAGCTGGTCATCCGTACCGAAGTTGGCGAGCACCTGCGGGTCGTTCAGCGCCCACACCGCGTAGAGCGTGCTCACGGCGAGCGTCGCCAGCGCCACCACGAGCACGAGCCAGCGGATGCGATAGAGCGCGGCCGGCAACTGCAGGGCGAAGAACGCCGGCACCTGGGCGAGCACGTTCGGGCTGGCCCCGGTGAACCGCAGCCGGGCACGCGAGAGCGACACCGACAGCCGGTCGCCGACAGCCGTCGAACCCGCCGAGGTGGTGAGGGCCGAGAGCTGCGAAGCCCCGGCCTGGTAGCGCTCGATCAGCTCGTCTGCCTCGGCACCGCTCGGGTTCCGGAGTCGGCCGAGTTCATCGAGGCGATTCCATTCGCCCCGATGCGCTGCTGAGTATGCGTCAAGATCCATCTGCTTAGATGATAGCCATGGCTGAGCCACTTCTCGCCCCCATCGGAGCGACACACTCCCTCGAGCACAACGATGCGCTCCTCGTCACGGGCGAGGCCGTGGCGCTCGACGTGCGACCCACCAGCTTCATCCTGCGTGCGGCCGGCACCATGATCGACGTCGTGTTTTCCGTCGGCCTGTTCATCGGGGCCGTGTTCCTCGTCAGCTTCTGGCAGGCCTCGACCGGCGCCGACGATGCCATCACCCAGGCCGCCATCGTGACCAGCCTGGTATTCTGCATCGTGGTCGTGCCGACGGTGGTCGAGACGCTGATGAAGGGCCGTTCGCTCGGCAGGCTCGCTGTGGGGGCGCGGATCGTGCGCGATGACGGTGGCGCAGCATCCTTTCGCCACGCTTTCATCAGGGCGCTCACGGGAGTGCTCGAGATCTACTTCACCCTGGGCGGCCTCGCCGTGATCGTCGGGCTGTTGAACCCCCGGTCGAAGCGCCTCGGTGACCTGCTGGCGGGCACGTACAGCCAGCACGAGCGGGTGCCGAAGGTGGTCTCGCAGGCCGCGCCGATGCCACCGCCGCTCTACGGCTGGGCGCACGTGGCCGATGTGGCGAAACTGCCCGACCGGCTTTCGCGGCGTATCGCGCAGTTCCTCGCCGAGGCGAACCACATGACTCCGGATGCCCGGCAGCGCCACGCCGCAGCCCTGATGTTCGAAGCGGCGCCGTACGTGTCGCCCGTGCCTCCGGTGCCGCCCGAGCTGCTGTTGCTCGGCATCGCGGCTCTCCGTCGCGACAGGGAGACCGCTGCCCTGCACCTCGAGTCGGCGCGCCTGGCACGCCTGTCGCCGCTGCTCACGGGCCTCCCCCACGGCTACCCCCGCCGCTAGCATGCTCCCCGGCAGCTGGTGGGCGACGCGAACTGACGCGAAACGCCCCTCGCTCGCCCCCGATTGGGCGGTTGGCGTCATCTCGACAGCGCGTGCGCCAACGCGCTACTCCGCTCACTACAGCGACTTTCTCATTTGCGCAGGGTTTCGCCGAATCCGTTGCGCCGTCGGGCAACAAGATGCCGTAGCGATACGCAAAAAATAGGTGAGGTTTGCTCTTTTTACAGTTGTGAGCTAGTTTCATTTTCATGACGAAGTCTCGAATCCCCCGCCGCCTCTGCTTCGCTGCAGCCGTAACAGGCATGGTCGCGTGCCTGGCGTTGGTATCGCCACAGACGGCGCAGGCCTTCACCGGGCCGGTGGCGGTCGGCAACAAGCCCGTTGCGGTGGGGATCGACTCCGTCAATCACCGGGTGTTCGTGACGAACAGCACCAACTCGGTGTCGTTCTTAGACGGGAATAGTGCGACGCCGACCGCCGTGAACGTGATGGTTGGTGCCCCACAGAGCGGTATCGCCGTCGACTCGGCCGCGCATCTGGCCTTTGTGACTCTTCCGAACCAGAACAAGGTGGCCGTGATCGATACGGCTGCGGCGACGCCTGCACTGATCCGCGACGTAGCCGTCGGGTCCTTTCCGACCGGTATAGCGATCGACCCGTCCACGCACCTCGTCTTCGTCGCCAACAGCGCTTCAGCGAATGTTTCGCGATTCGATGGAACAACGACCACTCCCACAGTCTCGACCATCGGCGTGGGGGCGGTTCCATTGGGGATTGGTATCGACACAGTGAGCCACACCGTCTTCGTGTCCAACACGAACGGCGACTCAGTCACAACGTTCACCAGCCTCGATGGACTTGTCACTCGATCGACAATCCCGGTCGGTCCCGGTGTCGGTGCGGTTGCGGTCGACAGCCCGTCTCATTCGGTGTTCGTCTCGAACACCGGCGGCTCCGCCGTGTATCGATTCGACGACTCGATTCCGAATCCCACGCCAACAACGGTGGCTGTGGGACTGCACCCGCAGGGAATATCCGTCGATGAGGCGAGCGGTACCGTCTACGTCTCAAACCTCGATGAAGACAGCGTCTCGCACTTCGACGCGGGGGCGACCGGCACGCCGAAGGTGACCACTGAAGCAGTCGGTGGATCAGGTCCGCTCGGACTAGCCGTCGACAGCAGCACGAGCACGATCTACGCGGCGCTCAGTAAGGGCACAGCCGTCGCTCGACTCGGAGCTGTCACTCCGCAGGCACCCTCGATCACGTCAGGCAACCCACCCGCTGCAACAGTGGGCGCACCCTACTCATTCACTTTCACCGCGACCGGCAGGCCCGTTCCCACCATCAGCGTGACGGGAACAATTCCACCCGGCCTCGCCTTCGATTCGGTAACCGACGTCCTCTCCGGCACACCGACTGCCGCCGGCTCCTACACGATTGCTGTATCGGCGAGCAGCTTGGCGGGCACAACGGACAGCATCCATTACATTCTCACAGCGAATCTCCCGACGCCGACGCCGATACCCTCGCCCACCAGCACCGCCACTGCTACACCGACCAGCGTGACCGCCGGCGGCAGCCTGCCGGGCGGAAAGGCCCAGCTCGCCCACACCGGCGCTGACGAACCGCTCCGCGGAGTGCTGGCAGCGAGTGCGCTCGGGCTTCTCGCTGCCGGAGCTGCCAGCGCGCTGCTCGTCACGCGTCGTCGACGCACAACGGGAACCCCCGGCGCACGCCGCTGACTTTCGCCTAGGGGCGGTTGTCGACGAGTATCGCTCGACCCCACGCTCGCGGCTGCATCGACTCCCGGCTCTGTCGGTCTTCGCCCGAAACACCGACAGATTCGGGAAACTCGATGTCCTGGAGCCGGAAGCGTGTCGACGACGCGAGACGCCACGAAACGCCCCTCGCGCGCTCCCGATTGGGCG contains:
- a CDS encoding DUF58 domain-containing protein, whose protein sequence is MAISGRFVLLLALGVLPIVVLGQAYGLAAEGLVGWLLLTTLLGVVDLALAGSPRQLTAERLLPQRVRLGESVTGELYLTNTGRRMLRGTVRDAWQPSAGAATTRSALVIPRGERRLVSIELRPFRRGERRVEFTSIRSFGPLGLWARQATLRVPGRIRVLPPFTSRKHLPSRLARLRELDGRTSLMIRGQGTEFDSLREYVRGDDVRSIDWRATARRDEVVVRTWRPERDRRVVIVIDTGRTSAARIDNEPRLDTAFESALLLAALATRAGDRVDVLAYDRRTRARVQGAVGPELLSRMVDALATVDPELLEMDWSAIPARVREITNQRALVVLLTSAETPGSSQGLLAVLPQLTQRHTVLVASVSDPETFARTARLGSRDEVYTAAAAERALLDVARVSAALRQQGADVVTGSPADLPPAVADRYLALKAAGRL
- a CDS encoding RDD family protein, which translates into the protein MAEPLLAPIGATHSLEHNDALLVTGEAVALDVRPTSFILRAAGTMIDVVFSVGLFIGAVFLVSFWQASTGADDAITQAAIVTSLVFCIVVVPTVVETLMKGRSLGRLAVGARIVRDDGGAASFRHAFIRALTGVLEIYFTLGGLAVIVGLLNPRSKRLGDLLAGTYSQHERVPKVVSQAAPMPPPLYGWAHVADVAKLPDRLSRRIAQFLAEANHMTPDARQRHAAALMFEAAPYVSPVPPVPPELLLLGIAALRRDRETAALHLESARLARLSPLLTGLPHGYPRR
- a CDS encoding stage II sporulation protein M; its protein translation is MDLDAYSAAHRGEWNRLDELGRLRNPSGAEADELIERYQAGASQLSALTTSAGSTAVGDRLSVSLSRARLRFTGASPNVLAQVPAFFALQLPAALYRIRWLVLVVALATLAVSTLYAVWALNDPQVLANFGTDDQLRKVAEQDFVNYYSDNPAASFTGQVWTNNAWITAQCVAFGIVGVYVPYLLLQNAINLGVNAAVLFHYGHADVFFQYILPHGMLELTAIFVGAAAGLRIFWAWIAPGPRTRGQALAEDGRALFTVAIGLVFVLLVSGVIEGFVTPQPWPWPVKIGIGAVALAAFLFYMLFVGGRAVRAGATGDLADFDAGAKRLVAA
- a CDS encoding putative Ig domain-containing protein, with the protein product MTKSRIPRRLCFAAAVTGMVACLALVSPQTAQAFTGPVAVGNKPVAVGIDSVNHRVFVTNSTNSVSFLDGNSATPTAVNVMVGAPQSGIAVDSAAHLAFVTLPNQNKVAVIDTAAATPALIRDVAVGSFPTGIAIDPSTHLVFVANSASANVSRFDGTTTTPTVSTIGVGAVPLGIGIDTVSHTVFVSNTNGDSVTTFTSLDGLVTRSTIPVGPGVGAVAVDSPSHSVFVSNTGGSAVYRFDDSIPNPTPTTVAVGLHPQGISVDEASGTVYVSNLDEDSVSHFDAGATGTPKVTTEAVGGSGPLGLAVDSSTSTIYAALSKGTAVARLGAVTPQAPSITSGNPPAATVGAPYSFTFTATGRPVPTISVTGTIPPGLAFDSVTDVLSGTPTAAGSYTIAVSASSLAGTTDSIHYILTANLPTPTPIPSPTSTATATPTSVTAGGSLPGGKAQLAHTGADEPLRGVLAASALGLLAAGAASALLVTRRRRTTGTPGARR